In Apium graveolens cultivar Ventura chromosome 10, ASM990537v1, whole genome shotgun sequence, the following are encoded in one genomic region:
- the LOC141691302 gene encoding pathogenesis-related protein PR-1 type-like: MELPKYSITLVCAMWFFMVQASLAQNSPQDFVDAHNAVRAADGVGPIAWDETVAKYARHYAKKIGPNCLMQHSGGPYGENLFRGGGDATAKEIVDYNASEKQYWNNKTKTCAPGEECGHYLQVVNPNSVQLGCARVKCMNDVWYWIVTCNYHPY; the protein is encoded by the coding sequence ATGGAGCTGCCAAAATATTCCATTACTCTTGTTTGTGCCATGTGGTTCTTCATGGTTCAGGCCTCCCTTGCTCAAAACTCACCACAAGACTTCGTCGATGCCCACAATGCAGTTCGTGCAGCCGATGGTGTAGGACCAATCGCGTGGGACGAGACTGTGGCCAAATACGCTAGGCACTACGCCAAAAAGATAGGCCCAAACTGTCTCATGCAACATTCAGGCGGACCTTACGGTGAGAATTTATTTAGAGGTGGTGGTGATGCCACAGCCAAAGAAATTGTGGATTATAATGCGAGCGAGAAGCAGTATTGGAATAATAAAACCAAGACTTGTGCACCAGGGGAGGAATGCGGGCATTACCTTCAAGTGGTTAATCCCAACTCGGTCCAGCTTGGGTGCGCCAGGGTTAAGTGCATGAATGATGTCTGGTACTGGATTGTTACGTGTAACTATCACCCCTACTGA